Within Serratia odorifera, the genomic segment CCAGGCGTGATGTCGCACGTCTGCGGCCTGTTTGCCCGCCGCGCGTTCAACGTCGAAGGCATTTTGTGTATGCCGCTAAAAGATGGCCAGCAGAGCCGCATCTGGCTGTTGGTGGCCGACGATCAGCGCCTGGTGCAGATGATCAGTCAGGTAGAAAAACTCGAGGATGTACTACAGGTAAAACGCCACAACGAAGACGTACGGGTGTTTGAGCAATTGGCCACTTTCTTTCAGTAAACTGCCGCAGCGGGGCCGTCATCCGGCCCCGCCCTTCACCCCGCCAGCACCTGCCACAGCAGGTGGCGGTAAACCGGCATCAGCGGCTGTTGGTGCATCAGGTAAAAACAGGCGACGGCGGCCAACCAGGCCAGCACGCAGGCCAGGCGCAAGCGTAGCGGCGTCAGCCAGGCGCTTAACCGGTCATTGCCGCGCTTGCCTTCGCGCCACCAGCGCCAGCTCAGCCAGGCCGCCAGCCACACCAGCACCACTACGCCAAACAGCAGCCATTTGAACAGTGCGCTGTGGCTGCCAGCGGGAATATCCAGCGCCACCCCGGCCAGGATACCGGGGAAGAAGTAGACCGGCGGCCAGGTCAGGCAGCCGATAATGTTCGGCAGAGCAAACTTGTACGGCGGCAGATCGAGCATGCCGGCCACCATCGGCACCAGCGGGCGCGTCGGCCCGACAAACCGGCCCAGCAACACGGTAAAAATGCTGTGCTGGTGTAGCGCATGTTCAGTGCGGTCGAGCATCGCCTTGTGCTTTTTCAGGAAGGACCAGCGGTGTAGCGGCCCCTTGAACGCCCGGCCAATGAAATAGGAAATCCAGTCTCCCAGCAGGCAGCCAACCATACCCGCCGCCCACGCCAGATAAAAATCAATCTGTCCGCTGCCAATCAGCGCACCGATGCTGGCCATCATCACCGTGCCTGGCAGCAGTAGCCCGACCAGCGCCAACGACTCCAGGAACGCCACCAGCGCAATCACCATCAGGGTGAAGGCCAGTGACTGAGTAATCAGATGCTGCAAATAGGCTTCCATTGAACCTCTAGTGAATTGAACATCGCCGGGTCGGGGATTGTCCGGTCAGTGTATCAATGAGTCAACCGCTGAATTGTATGCGTTTTTGGCAGTCGCGTCAGAAGATGGACAATCACTGTATAAAAAACCATACTATTAACTCTGTCTCCATCGGATAAGCCTAGCCGTTGAACAATACCGTCACCTCCCCCATGCAGGGATTCCTGCTTACCCGCCACTGGCGCGACACCCCCGCCGGCAGCGAAATCGAGTTCTGGCTGGCCACCGACAGCGGCCCGCAGCAGCTGCGCTTGCCGCCGCAAACCTCGGTGGCGTTCATCCCCGTCGAACAGCGTCAGCGCGCCGAACTGCTGCTGCGCGGCGAACGGCAGATCGAGCTGAAAACGCTGCCGTTGAAGGACTTTCACGCCCGGCCGGTGCTGGGCCTGTACTGCCGTCAGCATCGTCAGCTGATCAAGTTGGAAAAACTGTTGAAAGAAGGCGGCGTCAACGTCTACGAGGCCGATATCCGCCCGCCGGAACGCTATCTGATGGAACGCTTCATCACCGCGCCGGTCTGGTTCAGCGGCCAGCCTAATGGCAACGGCCCGCTGCTGAACGCGCAGTTGAAACCCGCGCCGCAATATCGCCCACGGCTGAAAATGGTGTCGCTGGACATTGAAACCACCGCCCATGGCGAGCTGTATTCCATCGCGCTGGAAGGCTGTGGCCAACGGCAGGTGTACATGCTGGGTCCGCCCAACGGCGGCAATCAGCCACTGGATTTCGATCTGCACTACTGCGCCAGCCGCCCTCTGTTGCTGGAACGGCTGAATCAGTGGCTGGAACAGCACGATCCCGACGCTATCATCGGCTGGAACCTGATCCAGTTTGATCTGCGGGTACTGCAAAAACACGCCGACCGCTATCAGATCCCGCTGCGTTTTGGCCGTGGCGGCAACCTGCTGGAGTGGCGCGAACACGGTTTCAAGCAAAATCACTTCTTCTGCTCCGCCGCCGGTCGGCTGATTATCGATGGCATTGAGGCGTTGAAATCCGCCACCTGGAATTTCCCGTCGTTCAGTCTGGAGTCGGTGTCACAAACGCTGTTGGGCGAAGGCAAGTCGATCGATAACCCGTATCAGCGCATGGCCGAGATCGACCGTCGCTTTGCCGAAGACAAACCCGCGCTGGCCCGCTATAACCTAAAGGACTGTGAGCTGGTGACGCGCATCTTCGCCAAAACCGAGCTGCTGACCTTTTTACTGGAACGCGCCACCGTCACCGGACTGGCGGCCGACCGCAGCGGGGGTTCCGTGGCCGCTTTCAGCCATCTGTACCTGCCGCGCATGCATCGCCAGGGTTACGTTGCGCCCAATCTGGGGGAGCTACCGGAAGAGCACAGCCCCGGCGGGTTTGTCATGGACTCGCAGCCCGGCCTGTACGACTCGGTACTGGTGCTGGATTACAAAAGCCTGTACCCGTCGATCATCCGCACTTTCCTGATCGATCCGGTCGGGCTGGTGGAAGGCGGGCAGCATCCAAGCGATGCCGACTCGGTTGCCGGCTTTCGCAATGCGCGCTTCTCACGCAGCAAACATTGCCTGCCGGCGATCGTCAGTCAGATCTGGCAAGGGCGCGAAACCGCCAAAAAACAGCACAACAAACCGTTGTCACAGGCGCTGAAAATCATCATGAATGCCTTCTACGGCGTACTGGGTGCCAGCGGTTGTCGGTTCTTCGATCCGCGCCTGGCTTCCTCGATTACGTTGCGCGGCCATGAGATCATGCGACAAACCCGAGAGCTTATCGAAGCTCGCGGCTATCAGGTCATCTACGGTGATACCGATTCTACCTTCGTGTGGCTGAAGACGCCTCACAGTGAAGCGCAGGCGGCGCAGATCGGTCGCCAACTGGTGGAATACATCAACAACTGGTGGCAACAACATTTACAGCAGCAGTACCGCCTGGACAGCGCGCTGGAACTGGAGTTTGAAACCCATTACTGCCGTTTTCTGATGCCGACCATTCGCGGCGCGGAACAGGGCAGCAAAAAACGCTATGCCGGGCTAATCGCCCACCCCGACGGCAGCGAACAAATGATCTACAAGGGGCTGGAAACGGTACGTACCGACTGGACGCCGCTGGCGCAGCAGTTTCAACAACAGCTGTACCAGCTGATTTTCAAGCGTCAGCCCTATCGGACGTTCGTGCTCGATTACGTGGCCAAAACCCTTGATGGCACCTTCGACGATCGCTTGATATACCGCAAGCGCCTGCGGCGACGACTGGACGAGTACCAGCGCAACGTACCGCCGCACGTACGCGCCGCGCGCATCGCCGATGACTATAACCGTCAGCAGGGACGACCGCTGCAATACCAGAGCGGCGGCTGGATCAGCTATGTCATGACGGTCGCCGGCCCGGAACCGCTGGAAACACAACGGTCCGCCATCGACTACGATCATTACCTTGAGCGCCAGCTGCAACCGGTGGCAGACGCTATACTTCCTTTCCTGCACGATGACTTCGCCACACTGGTCACCGGGCAGATGGGTTTGTTCTAAACGGCAGTGGGTCAAGTAAATTCGTACTTTTTTTGCCGAATTGCCATCGAATGCGGGAAGTAAAAAATCCTCAAGTTTTGCAGGTGACGAACGCGCTGCCTTCCATTACCATAGCGCCCTTCCCAAATTCTGAATCATTACCCGTGGCGTTGTAGAACGTATACATGGGAGCTATAGCTATTGCCCGCCAAATCACAATAAATCGGGTTTAATACAGGTCGCTGCACCGTAGCGACAGGACTTACTTAAAGAATCGAGCCGACAATATATGCCTTTTACACTTGGTCAACGCTGGATCAGCGATACGGAAAGCGAGTTAGGTCTGGGAACCGTCGTAGCGCTGGACGCGCGCATGATTACTCTGCTTTTCCCCGCCACCGGCGAAAACCGCCTCTATGCCAGAAATGACTCGCCGATCACCCGCGTGATGTTCAACCCGGGAGACACCATCAGCAACCACGAAGGTTGGCAACTGCTGGTTGAGGAAGTAAAAGAAGACAATGGACTGCTGACCTACATCGGGACGCGCCTGGACAGCCAGGAAAGCGGCGTGGCAATGCGCGAAGTGCTGCTGGACAGCAAACTGACCTTCAGCAAGCCACAAGACCGTCTGTTCGCCGGCCAGATCGATCGCATGGACCGTTTTGCGCTGCGTTTTCGCGCCCGCAAATATCAGAGCGAGCAATATCGCCTGCCGTTTGCCGGCCTGCGCGGTATGCGTGCCAGCCTGATCCCACACCAGCTGCACATCGCCTACGAAGTCGGCCAGCGTCATGCGCCGCGCGTGTTGCTGGCCGATGAAGTCGGGCTGGGCAAAACCATCGAGGCCGGCATGATTATTCACCAGCAACTGCTGGCCGGGCGCGCCGAACGCGTGCTGATCGTGGTGCCGGAAACCTTGCAGCACCAGTGGCTGGTCGAAATGATGCGCCGCTTCAACCTGTACTTCTCGCTGTTCGACGACAGCCGCTATGCCGAAGCCAAGCTCGACAGCAGCAACCCGTTCGAAACCGAACAGTTGGTGATCTGCTCGCTGGACTTTGTGCGCCGCAACAAGCAGCGCCTGGAAGAGCTGGCAGACGCACAGTGGGACTTGCTGGTGGTCGATGAAGCACACCACCTGGCCTGGAGCGAAGAAGCACCAAGCCGTGAGTATCAGGTTATCGAACAACTGGCCGAGCATATTCCCGGCGTGCTGCTGCTGACCGCGACGCCGGAGCAGTTGGGTCAGCAGAGTCACTTTGCCCGTTTGCGCCTGCTCGATCCGAGCCGCTTCCACGACTATCAGGAATTTGTCACCGAACAGCAGAAATACCGCCCGGTCGCCGATGCGGTCACTCTGCTGCTGAGCGGCGAACGGCTGGCCGACGACAAGCTTAACCTGCTGGGAGAGCTTATCGACGAACAAGACATCGAACCGCTGCTGAAAGCGGCCAACGGCAATGGTGAGCAAGCCGAGTCGGCGCGTCAGGAACTGGTCACCATGCTGATGGATCGCCACGGTACCAGCCGGGTGCTGTTCCGTAATACCCGTAACGGCGTGAAAGGCTTCCCGCATCGTCACCTGCATCAGATCAAGCTGCCGCTGCCGACCCAATATCAGACCGCCATCAAGGTGTCTGGCATTATGGGCGCCAAAAAGAGCGTTGAGGCACGGGCACGCGATATGCTGTACCCGGAGCAGATCTATCAGGAGTTTGAAGGCGAGAACGCCACCTGGTGGAACTTTGACCCACGCGTCGAATGGCTGCTGAACTATCTGCTGGCCAATCGCCACGAAAAAGTGCTGGTGATCTGCGCCAAGGCTGCCACCGCGCTGCAACTGGAACAGGTCTTGCGCGAACGTGAAGCGATCCGCGCTGCGGTATTCCATGAAGGACTGTCAATTATCGAACGTGACCGCGCCGCTGCCTACTTCGCCTCGGAAGAGGACGGTGCGCAGGTGCTGCTGTGCTCCGAAATCGGCTCCGAAGGCCGCAACTTCCAGTTTGCCAGCCACCTGGTGATGTTCGACCTGCCGTTCAACCCCGATCTGCTGGAACAGCGCATCGGCCGTCTCGATCGCATCGGTCAGTTGCACGACATTCAGATCATGGTGCCATACCTGGAAAACACCGCGCAGGCGGTGCTGGGTCGCTGGTTCCACGAAGGTCTGGACGCCTTTGAACACACCTGCCCAACCGGTCGTACCATTTATGACAGCAGCTACGAACGCCTGATCGGCTATCTGGCAGCGCCGACCGAACAGGAGGGGCTGGATGAGTTTATCCACGCCTGCCGTCAGCAGCATGACCAGTTGAAAATTCAGCTGGAGCAGGGTCGCGACCGCCTGCTGGAGATGCATTCCAACGGCGGCGACAAGGCGCAGGCGCTGGCCGATGCGATTGCCGAGCAGGACAACGACGTTAATCTGGTGGGCTTCGCGCTTAACCTGTTCGACATCGTCGGTATCCATCAGGAAGATCGTAGCGATAACCTGATCGTGCTGACCCCGTCCGATCACATGCTGGTGCCGGACTTCCCTGGCTTGCCGCAGGATGGCTGCACCGTGACGTTCGATCGCGATCGCGCACTGTCGCGTGAAGACGCCCAGTTCGTCAGTTGGGAACACCCGATCATCCGTAACGGGCTCGACCTGATTTTGTCCGGCGACACCGGCAGCTGCGCGGTTTCACTGCTGAAGAACAAAGCGCTGCCGGTCGGCACGCTGCTGGTTGAACTGGTGTACGTGGTTGAGGCGCAGGCGCCGAAACACCTGCAGCTGACCCGCTTCCTGCCACCGACGCCGATTCGTATGTTGATGGATCGCAAAGGCACTAATCTGGCGGCGCAGGTGGAGTTTGAAAGCTTCAACCGCCAATTGAACGCGGTTAACCGCCACACCTCGAGCAAGTTGGTGAACGCGGTACAGCAGGACGTGCACGCCATGCTGCAACAGGCTGAAGGGCTGGTGGAAGCCGAAGCGCGCACGCTGATTGAACAGGCGAAACAGGAAGCCGACGATCGGCTGAGCACCGAGCTGGCGCGTCTGGAAGCCTTGAAAGCGGTCAACCCGAACATCCGCGACGACGAAGTCGAAGCGCTGGAGTTCAACCGCAGG encodes:
- a CDS encoding DNA polymerase II, with amino-acid sequence MQGFLLTRHWRDTPAGSEIEFWLATDSGPQQLRLPPQTSVAFIPVEQRQRAELLLRGERQIELKTLPLKDFHARPVLGLYCRQHRQLIKLEKLLKEGGVNVYEADIRPPERYLMERFITAPVWFSGQPNGNGPLLNAQLKPAPQYRPRLKMVSLDIETTAHGELYSIALEGCGQRQVYMLGPPNGGNQPLDFDLHYCASRPLLLERLNQWLEQHDPDAIIGWNLIQFDLRVLQKHADRYQIPLRFGRGGNLLEWREHGFKQNHFFCSAAGRLIIDGIEALKSATWNFPSFSLESVSQTLLGEGKSIDNPYQRMAEIDRRFAEDKPALARYNLKDCELVTRIFAKTELLTFLLERATVTGLAADRSGGSVAAFSHLYLPRMHRQGYVAPNLGELPEEHSPGGFVMDSQPGLYDSVLVLDYKSLYPSIIRTFLIDPVGLVEGGQHPSDADSVAGFRNARFSRSKHCLPAIVSQIWQGRETAKKQHNKPLSQALKIIMNAFYGVLGASGCRFFDPRLASSITLRGHEIMRQTRELIEARGYQVIYGDTDSTFVWLKTPHSEAQAAQIGRQLVEYINNWWQQHLQQQYRLDSALELEFETHYCRFLMPTIRGAEQGSKKRYAGLIAHPDGSEQMIYKGLETVRTDWTPLAQQFQQQLYQLIFKRQPYRTFVLDYVAKTLDGTFDDRLIYRKRLRRRLDEYQRNVPPHVRAARIADDYNRQQGRPLQYQSGGWISYVMTVAGPEPLETQRSAIDYDHYLERQLQPVADAILPFLHDDFATLVTGQMGLF
- a CDS encoding DedA family protein, with protein sequence MEAYLQHLITQSLAFTLMVIALVAFLESLALVGLLLPGTVMMASIGALIGSGQIDFYLAWAAGMVGCLLGDWISYFIGRAFKGPLHRWSFLKKHKAMLDRTEHALHQHSIFTVLLGRFVGPTRPLVPMVAGMLDLPPYKFALPNIIGCLTWPPVYFFPGILAGVALDIPAGSHSALFKWLLFGVVVLVWLAAWLSWRWWREGKRGNDRLSAWLTPLRLRLACVLAWLAAVACFYLMHQQPLMPVYRHLLWQVLAG
- the ilvN gene encoding acetolactate synthase small subunit, with translation MQPVQKNPQVILELAVRNHPGVMSHVCGLFARRAFNVEGILCMPLKDGQQSRIWLLVADDQRLVQMISQVEKLEDVLQVKRHNEDVRVFEQLATFFQ
- the rapA gene encoding RNA polymerase-associated protein RapA translates to MPFTLGQRWISDTESELGLGTVVALDARMITLLFPATGENRLYARNDSPITRVMFNPGDTISNHEGWQLLVEEVKEDNGLLTYIGTRLDSQESGVAMREVLLDSKLTFSKPQDRLFAGQIDRMDRFALRFRARKYQSEQYRLPFAGLRGMRASLIPHQLHIAYEVGQRHAPRVLLADEVGLGKTIEAGMIIHQQLLAGRAERVLIVVPETLQHQWLVEMMRRFNLYFSLFDDSRYAEAKLDSSNPFETEQLVICSLDFVRRNKQRLEELADAQWDLLVVDEAHHLAWSEEAPSREYQVIEQLAEHIPGVLLLTATPEQLGQQSHFARLRLLDPSRFHDYQEFVTEQQKYRPVADAVTLLLSGERLADDKLNLLGELIDEQDIEPLLKAANGNGEQAESARQELVTMLMDRHGTSRVLFRNTRNGVKGFPHRHLHQIKLPLPTQYQTAIKVSGIMGAKKSVEARARDMLYPEQIYQEFEGENATWWNFDPRVEWLLNYLLANRHEKVLVICAKAATALQLEQVLREREAIRAAVFHEGLSIIERDRAAAYFASEEDGAQVLLCSEIGSEGRNFQFASHLVMFDLPFNPDLLEQRIGRLDRIGQLHDIQIMVPYLENTAQAVLGRWFHEGLDAFEHTCPTGRTIYDSSYERLIGYLAAPTEQEGLDEFIHACRQQHDQLKIQLEQGRDRLLEMHSNGGDKAQALADAIAEQDNDVNLVGFALNLFDIVGIHQEDRSDNLIVLTPSDHMLVPDFPGLPQDGCTVTFDRDRALSREDAQFVSWEHPIIRNGLDLILSGDTGSCAVSLLKNKALPVGTLLVELVYVVEAQAPKHLQLTRFLPPTPIRMLMDRKGTNLAAQVEFESFNRQLNAVNRHTSSKLVNAVQQDVHAMLQQAEGLVEAEARTLIEQAKQEADDRLSTELARLEALKAVNPNIRDDEVEALEFNRRQVLANLNEAGWRLDAIRLVVVTHQ